The genomic region ATGAAAAGCAAACCATACTGGGCTACGAATGTAAAAAGGCCAGCTTTTTAATTTTCTCCAATAGAATTAACGTTTGGTACACCACTGAAACCAAATTTAAAGCATCACCCTCGCTATCAGCAATTATTGAAAATGGACTAATTCTTAAATATGAGGCAAATGGCAATTATACCATTCAGGCAAAATCGATTGATTTTGAAAAAGCTACCATGCAATACCCTCAAGAAAATCTGCCTGAAATAAATCAAGCGGAATATCGTGAACTGATTATTAAATCAAGATATACAACCATTCCGGTATTCGATAAAGAACAAATTAATTTTCAAGGCGTAATAGAAAACCCAACAGAAGAAATATGCAACCACACCTATCGTTTTTCAAAAGGGACCGTTATCATGAAAAAGATAAAAATGCCTAAAATGAGTCCGGGAGGAAATGTATTTGCAAAACTCACCAATTGGTCGAATGGAGATGCTTATGATAGAACCGGTTGTGTCTTTACTCTTGCCGATGATAATAAGAAATCGATACTGACTGCCTTAAAAAATGGCTTAGATCAATTGCCCGTTTATTTAGACAAGCGAGGCAATGAATATCAAGGTGTTATTAGCACTGAAAATTATACCGTACCTACTGAATTGATGCGATTTTTCACTTCGTTTGGCGTGGGCTATTTTAATAACAAACGCCCTATTAATAGCTATAATTGGCAAGACTCTGTAGTCTATAAACAGGACATCACCGAACTAATCCCTGACAATAAGAATGAAATTTGGATTGGTGTTTTTATTGGCAACTATGATAAAGGGGGGCATAAAGTGAGTTTAGAACTGGATTACTACCCTCCTTTTGAGAACTCTTCGGTTAAAGAAAAATTTATTAAGCCCTTGTTTTACACACTAAACATCATGGAAGCTCAAGGACAAAATTATGGTCGAATGTTTAAAAACGACACGCTAACAATGACCTTTGATATAACAGATGACATCAAAAATCCACAACTATTATTTACAAGCACAGGTCATGGTGGTTGGGGCAATGGGGATGAATTCGTTCCAAAACTCAATCAAGTTTTTATTGATGATGAATTGATTTTCAAACATATCCCCTGGCGATGCGATTGCAGCACTTATCGCATGTCGAATCCTGCTTCAGGAAACTTTGGCAATGGTCTATCAAGTAGTGATTTAAGTCGTTCAAATTGGTGCCCGGCCACCTTAACGCAACCTTTTTATATTCCATTAGCCAACTTAAAAAAAGGAAAACATATTATCAAGGTCGCTATTGATCAAGGCGATGACGAAGGTTCCAGTTTTAATCACTGGAGTGTTTCCGGAATCCTGGTTGGAAACAAGTAAACATACAGAATCTAAAATAAGATTTCATAGTCTGTTGAATTTTAAATAAAAAATTCAAATCAAAACAGATATATCAAAAAACGGATAACATGAAGAGACGAAATTTTCTTAAAAACTCCATGCTTTTTACAGGAGGCTTACTTTTGGCAGGTGGCCAAAGTTTTGCATTATCTAAAGACTTAATATATATATCAAACCGCCCAAAACAATCGGAACGAAAATTCGTAAGTAAAGCGGTTGATAAGACTATTAATAAAATTAAAAGATCAATCAATAATCAAGAATTGGGCTGGATGTTCGAAAACTGTTTCCCAAATACTTTGGATACAACAGTAAAATATTCTGAGATTGATGGCAAACCCGATTCATTCGTTATTACAGGTGATATTGATGCCATGTGGCTACGTGATTCAACGGCACAAGTATGGCCCTATCTCCCTCTGGTAGAAGACGACAAAGATCTCAAGAAATTATTCAGAGGATTAATCAATCGTCAGGCCAAATGCATCAACATTGATCCATTTGCCAATGCCTTCAATTTTGATAAAGTTCAAAAAGGCCATTGGGATACTGATGTCACAGATATGAAGCCTGAAATTTACGAACGTAAATGGGAAATAGATTCACTTTGTTACCCAATCCGATTGGCTTACCACTACTGGAAAACTACAGGTGATACAGTATGTTTCGATGCCACCTGGCAAAATGCCATGCAAATTATCGTTGATACCTTTAAAGATCAGCAACGAAAAAATAATCAGGGCTCCTATTCATTCTTAAGAGTGACAGACCGATTCTATGATAATTTACCGGGTGTGGGCTTTGGTAATCCCATTAATCCTGTTGGATTGATTGTTTCATCCTTTCGACCATCAGATGATGCCACACTATTCCCATTCCTGATTCCATCGAATTATTTTGCTGTTGTCTCTCTTAAACAGATGTCGGAAATGCTTCTGTCACTTGGAGTGAAAAAATCATTGGCCAAAGAAGCTAAAGATTTGGCCAAAGAGGTAGAGACCGCTCTTGATAAATATGCAATTAGCGAACATCTCGATTTCGGAGAAATAATGGCCTTCGAAGCGGATGGTTTCGGCAACCAAATGTTTATGGATGATGCCAACATTCCAAATCTGCTCTCATTACCCTATTTAGGCGTGATGGACTTAGACAATCCGATTTATAAAAACACCCGAAACTTTGTATTGAGTAAAAGTAACCCTTGGTTTTTTAAAGGGAAAGTTGCCGAAGGCGTTGGGGGACCCCATGTCGGTTTAGATATGATTTGGCCAATGAGCATCATTATGCGAGCCATGACATCAACTGATGATGATGAAATTAAGTCTTGCATCGAAATGCTTATAAAAACACATGCTGGAACAGGCTTCATGCACGAAACTTTCCACAAAGACAATCCTGAGAAATTCTCCCGTTCGTGGTTTGCCTGGGCTAACACCCTTTTCGGAGAACTGATTCTTAAACTCTACAAAGAGAGACCAAATCTATTAGCCACAATTTAACTGATAATCAATGAAATCCGCCTCCATAAAATTATACACTCTCATAACTCGGGCTTCTTTATTAGTCTTTTTACTCTGCACCATTTCATGCAGTACTAAAAGGGAAGTGAGCTTGGCTTCTCCGGATGAGAACCTCAACCTTTTGTTTAGTATAAACAAAAAGGGCGAAATGTATTATCAACTAGAGGGCTTTAAAACTCAGTTGATAAAACCATCAAAACTGGGATTCTTATTAAAAAATGATGATTCATTCTCACATTCATTCAAAATTGTCAAAACCGAAAGAAGCCATAAAGATGAGATATGGGAACCTGTTTGGGGAGAAAATAATAAGATTCGGGACAATTTTAAACAGCTATTGGTAAAACTCGAAAACACCAATGGGAAAACGATGAACATCTATTTTAAGCTTTATAACGATGGGCTTGGGTTTCGCTGTGAAATTCCAAAACAAAATGGGATAGATGAAATTGTGGTAATGAATGAGCTTACCGAATTCAATTTTGCAAATGATGCCACAGCCTGGTCTATTCCTGCTAATTATGAGTCATATGAAATGTTGTATCGGACCAGCAATCTAAGCGACGTAAAAGATGCCAATACACCATTGACTTTGCGCACCAGGTCTGGAATTCACATGAGTATTCATGAGGCAAACCTGACCAATTATGCAGGCATGACCTTGAAGCAAACTAAAGGAACAAGTTTCTCATGTAATTTGGTTCCCTGGCCAGATGGGGCTAAAGTAAAAGCAAAAAAAACTCTTGTTTCCCCATGGAGAACAATTACTGTGACACAAAATGCAGCTCAGTTGATTGAATCAAATTTGATTCTTAACCTAAATGAGCCTTGTAAACTAGAGGAGATATCATGGATTCAGCCTATGAAGTATATTGGAATTTGGTGGGGCATGCATTTAGGTGTTGAAACCTGGACAATGGGACCCAAGCATGGTGCAACAACAGCCAATATGTTTAAATATATCGATTTTGCTGCTGAGAATAATATTCAAGCCGTACTTGCTGAAGGCTGGAATACCGGTTGGGAGAATTGGGGCAAACCTAAAGCCTTCGATCAAGTTACCCCTTATGCCGATTACGATTTTGACAAGATTGTTGCGTATGCAAACAAAAGAGGTATTGAATTGATTGGGCACCATGAAACGGGTGGCGATATCTTCTTTTACGAGCAACAAATGGAAAAGGCTATGAAGAAACTTCATGATGCTGGTATCCGAAGTTTAAAAACGGGTTATGCCGGACCTATTCCTCAAGGCTATTTTCATCACAGTCAGCGAATGGTTCAACACTATCGAAAAGTTTTGGAAACAGCTGCCAAATATAAATTAATGGTCAATGCTCATGAACCAATTAAGGCCACAGGTATTCGTCGTACCTATCCCAATATGATGGCTCGTGAAGGAGCTCGCGGCATGGAATGGAACGGATGGAGTGAAGGGAATCCACCTGAACATCACGTGATGCTTCCTTTCACGCGCTGTCTGGGGGGGCCTCTGGATTATACGCCTGGCATATTTGATATTCTATATCAAAATAGAAAAGAATACACCAAATGGAACAGTAACGACAACGGAAACAGCAGAGTCAACACAACCCTTGCCAAACAATTGGCACTTTGGATTTGTCTGTATTCCCCTGTTCAGATGGCTTCCGATATGATTGAGAATTACGAGGGGCAGCCTGCTTTCCAATTTTTTAGAAACCTGCCTTCTGAATGGGACACTTCAAAAGTATTAGCTGCCGAAATTGGTGATTACTATGCAGTAGCCCGAAAAAATGGCAACAACTGGTATATAGGAGCTATGACTGATGAAAAGTCGAGAACACTTTCTCTGGATTTATCTTTTTTAGAAACTGGCAAACAATACAAGACCACTCTATATTCAGATAATAACCAAACATCACTGGATAAAAACCCAACAGCAATATCAATCAGTTCCACAGAAGTAAACTCAGATACAGTTTTAAGGATAAAAATGGCAGCAGGCGGCGGACAAGCCATTGAATTGATTGAAATAAACTAAGAATCATGAAACGATTATATAGCATCTTTATATTTCTACTAGTCTACTCAACGAACTTTGCTCAATATGTAGAATATGTCAATCCCTTTATTGGCTCCAGTAATTTTGGCACAACCAATCCTGGCGCACTCCTTCCAAGAGGTATGGTTTCTGTGACGCCATTCAATGTAAGTGGCTCCGATATCAATTCTTTTGATAAGGACTCTCGTTGGTGGTCCACCCCCTACTCTTCGGACAATACGTATCTCACCGGCTTTTCTCATGTCAACCTAAGTGGAGTTGGCTGTCCTGATTTGGGAGTCATTATACTGATGCCAACCACAGGGCCAGTTAAGGCTGATCCCAAAGAATACGGATCGATCATGGGTGAACAAAATGCAAAACCTGGATATTACCAAACCCAGCTCAAAAAATACAATATAAAAGCTGAAGTCAGTGCCACACAAAGAACAGGGATCAGTCGATACACTTTTCCAAAAGGCAAATCAAATATTCTCCTGAATTTGGGATTAGGATTAACCAATGAAACTGGAGCAAGCCTTCGTATTGTGAACAATCAGGAAATTGAAGGCTCAAGAATGACCGGAAGTTTTTGTTATAATGATGGTTCTGAACGTTTGGTTTATTTTGTTGCACGGTTCAATAAACCTGCTTCAGAATTCGGAGCTTGGAAAAAGATGCCCGAAATGCAAGCTGAAGCTGCATGGAGCAAAACAAGTGGCAAGTACAAATACTACAAAAACTTCATGCAGACAATGAATGGCCGTGATATTGGCACCTATTTTACCTTCAATACAGAAGCCAATGAAACCATAATCGTCGAAGTTGGTGTTTCCTATGTTAGCATCGAAAATGCCAGACTAAATCTGGAAGCTGAATCCAACCATTTTGATTTTGAAAAAACAAAACTCGAAGCTTCTGAAGATTGGAATCAAATTCTATCCCGCATCAAGGTAGAAGGAGGAACTGACGACCAAAAACGTATTTTTTATACGGCTCTATATCACACACAGATTCATCCCAACATCATCAACGATGTGAATGGGCAATATCCAGCCATGGAATCATTCGAAATAAAAGAATCAAAAGATTGTAACCGATATACCGTTTTCTCCTTGTGGGACACTTATCGCAATTACCATCCCTTAATGGCTTTGATTTATCCCAATGAACAGTTGGATATGGTTCGTTCTATGATCGACATGTATAAAGAAAGTGGCTGGCTACCTAAATGGGAGCTAAACAGCCGTGAAACCCATGTGATGGAAGGTGATCCTGCAATCCCCGTTATTGTTGATACTTACATGCGTGGATTAAAAGATTTTGATGTGGAAACGGCTTATGAAGCTATGTACAAATCAGCAACTACTGAAGGTTCTAAAAATAAATTAAGGCCTGATATTGATCATTATCTTTCACATGGCTACGTCCCATTGCAAGAAGAATTTGACAATTCCGTTTCACATGCACTTGAGTATTACATTGCTGATTGGAATTTGGCTCAATTTGCCAAAGATTTGGGTAAAACAAATGATTACAAAAAATTCTTAAAACAGTCTCAAGGGTATAAATCTTACTTCGACAAAGAAACGGGCTTACTCCGACCAAAATTGGAGAATGGGCAATTTTTGAAAAACTTCAATCCCGATGAGGGTGAGAACTTTGCGCCTTCTCCAGGATTTCATGAAGGTACTGCCTGGCAATATGCCTTTTGTGTCCCTCACGATATTAAAGGTTTAAGCAAACTAATGGGGGGCAATAAATCTTTCATCAATAAGCTTCAATCTGTTTTCGACAACAACAAATTCGATATGGCTAATGAACCTGATATTCATTACCCCTATTTATTCAATTTTGTGAAAGGAGAAGAGTGGCGATCACAAAAAGCAGTCAGAAACCTTATAAACACTTATTATAAAAATTCACCTGATGGAATCCCCGGAAACGACGATTGTGGAACGCTATCGGCTTGGCTTATTTATAGCATGATGGGCTTCTACCCTGTTTGTCCGGGAAATCCCGATTATGCGCTTGTTAGTCCTGTGTTCGATAAAATTACCATTCAACTTGATCCCAACTATTACTCGGGAGACAAATTTGAAATAGTCAATCATAAAGCCAACACAACTGACTATTTGATTCATAAAATCATGTGGAATGACCGAAAATACGATTCCTATTTTATCAATCACAATACAATTACCAAAGGAGGAAAACTGGAATTCTTTCTAAAGAAATAAATCAGAATCCGATAAAACACTATAAAAAGCAAATGTCATCTACTAAAACCAAACAAAAACACCCGGCCACCTGGATTCCAACAGCCTATTTTGCAATGGGACTTCCTTTTGTTGCCATTGCACAAGCCTCAGTACTCATGTTCAAAAGCTTTGAGGTTTCCGATTCTCTGATTGCATTCTGGACCTCACTCATCATGCTCCCCTGGACATTAAAACCCCTTTGGAGCCCTATTTTGGAGATGTTTAAAACAAAAAAGCATTTTGTAGTCGCAACGCAACTCGTGACCGGAATTACGTTTGCCTTAGTCGCAATTTCATTGCCTTTGGAACATTTTTTTTCCTATTCGATAGCCCTACTTGCCATAGTCGCCTTTAGTGGTGCAACCCACGATATTGCTACCGATGGCGTCTATTTAAGTGTCCTTTCCGGTAAACTACAAGCCAAATATATTGGCTGGCAAGGTGCTTCATATAATATTGCCAAGATATTAACAGCCGGAGCTTTAGTCTATTTAGCAGGAATATTGGAAAAACATTTCGGTGTTCTACATGCCTGGATGGCTGTCATGTTAACCTATGCTCTGATCATGATCTCTCTGGCTTTGTATCATATTCGAATGCTTCCTTCAGGAGGGACCGCCTCCAGCGAAGTACAATCATTAAACGAAGGTTTTAAAACCTTATGGGATGTCATCAGAACCTTTTTCCAGAAAAAACATATCGGATGGTTTATCGCCTTCATCATTGTCTATCGTTTTGCCGAAGGTTTTGCCGTAAAAATTGCGCCACTCTTCTTCAAAGCTGCAATTTCTGAAGGGGGACTTGGGCTCAGTACATCTGATATTGGACTCATTTATGGGGTGTTCGGATCAGGAGCCTTTGTCCTTGGTTCTATTTTAGCCGGATATTTTATCGCTGCTCGTGGTCTAAAAAAATCCTTATTTACCCTGGTGTGTGTCTTCAATATTCAGTTTGTGGTTTATGCTCTTTTAGCCATCTACCGCCCGACTAATCTATATCTTATTGGTTCAGCCGTTGTTGTCGAATACTTTGTTTACGGATTTGGTTTTGTGGGTTTAATGCTATTTATGATGCAGCAAGTTGCTCCTGGAAAATATAAGATGGCTCATTATGCCTTTGCAACAGGAATCATGAATCTGGGTTTCATGTTTCCCGGAATGCTAAGTGGCTTTATGAGTGATTGGCTGGGCTACAAGCTATTCTTCATTTGTGTTCTTGTCGCTATAATACCCGCTCTTTTCGCGGCCAAATTTGTTCCTTTTATCCATAACGATAATCCTGATATAGAATAAAATAATACAACTAAATAAAGATCTTAAAATGAAATCTAAATTGATAATCCCCTGGGAAAACAGACCCGATGGCTCCAATGATATCATGTGGCGTTATTCTAAAAATCCTGTTGTTGGAAGATATGATATCCCTTCATCAAATAGCATATTTAACAGTGCTGTAGTTCCATTTGAAGACGGATTTGCCGGAGTATTCCGATGTGATAATAAATCCGTTCAGATGAACATCTTTGCAGGCTTTAGTAAGGATGGTATTCATTGGGAAATTAATCACGATCCCATCGAAATGGTCGCCGGGAACACCTCGATGATCGACTCCGATTACAAATACGATCCGCGTGTGTGTTGGATTGAAGACCGCTATTGGGTAACCTGGTGCAATGGGTATCACGGACCAACAATTGGAATTGCCTACACTTACGATTTTAAAACATTTCATCAATGTGAAAATGCATTCTTACCATTCAACCGTAATGGGGTTTTATTTCCGGAAAAAATTGATGGTAAATATGCCATGTTAAGTCGTCCCAGCGATAATGGACATACACCTTTCGGCGACATCTACATCAGCTACAGCCCGGATATGAAATACTGGGGCGAGCACCGCTGTGTCATGAAAGTTGCTGACTTCACTAAAAGTGCCTGGCAGTGTACAAAAATTGGAGCGGGATCTGTACCGATTAAAACCGCAGAAGGCTGGTTGCTTTTTTATCATGGGGTAATCAATACCTGTAATGGCTTTCGTTACTCAATGGGTGCAGCCTTGTTGGATCTGGAAAATCCGGACAAAGTATTGTATCGTTCGCAGGATTACTTGTTAGCACCTGCTGCTCCCTATGAGCTAGCAGGCGATGTGCCTAATGTGGTCTTCCCTTGCGCAGCACTTACTGATGACGATAAGGTTACGGTTTATTATGGAGCTGCCGATACAGTCGTAGGCATATCCTTTGGTTACATTTCGGAAATCATCGAACATTTAAAACAAAAATCACTTTAAATTAAACATCAACTCAAACTGACTATATCAACTAGAAATTAATTCCGGTTGAATAAAACCGATACAGAATTTGATAACCTTTTTAGATAATCGTTTGGCTAGTGAAAATTTTAAAATTCGGTCATTCAAATTCGTATCGGTATCCTATTATTAAAATATATTTCTCACAACCGTTTATAAAGCCATTTTAGACTGAATTATGATAAAAAAATTAATATTTATCCTCCTGATTTGTATCAGTTTTTCTTGTAGCCAGGAAGAGGAACATTTCCTTAAGGATACCAATTATAGAAACGAGATTATATCAAAATTTGAATCTCGAAAACTGATCTTTCAAAATCGTAATTCAGAATTATTGGATGTCTTTGACAAACAGCTTACTTTAAAAGAGAAAGAAGCCCTAATGTTTCTATACGCCTATATGCCGTTAAACGATTTAGCTGATTATTCGGGAAAATATTTTCTGCAACAGGTTCAATATGCTTTTAAAACCCAAAATGAATTTCCTTGGGGGAAAAAGGTCTCCGAAGATAACTTCCGCCATTTTGTATTACCCTATCGGGTCAATAACGAAAATTTAGATTCTGCCAGACTCGTATTTTTCAACGAATTAAAAGTCCGGTTAAAAGGCTTATCAATGCATGAAGCTGCCTTAGAAATCAATCACTGGTGTCACGAAAAGGTTACCTATATCGGTTCAGACATAAGAACTTCTGCCCCACTAGCTACCGTTAAAAATGCCAAAGGACGCTGTGGTGAGGAATCGACATTTACAGTTGCAGCCTACCGCGCAGCCGGCATACCTGCACGTCAGTGCTACACGCCTAGATGGGCACACTGCGACGACAACCATGCCTGGGTTGAAATCTGTGTAGATGGCGTTTGGCATTATGTAGGAGCCTGTGAGCCTGAAGCTGAATTGAATCTGGGATGGTTTTCTCAATCAGCAAAAAAAGCCATGTTGGTACATACCAAAGTTTTTGGGCAATACAAGGGGAATGAAAGAGTAAGCTATCAAACCGAAAATTTCTCAGAATTAAATTTATTGGAGAAATACACAAAAACAGAAGAAGTAACAATTCACGTACAAGATGAAAATGGTAAACCAATTTCAAATGCTGACGTGCATTATTCGGTTCTAAACTATTCTGAATTCTATCCCCTTATCACAAAAAAAACAAATACGGATGGGATTAGTCAGTTTACAACAGGCATTGGCAGTCTTTTTATTTGGGCGAGTAAGGATGGTTTATTTGCTTTTAAGGATATCGACCTGACTCAAACAAAAACACTGAAATTAACTCTTTCAAAACAAAATTCACGTTCGAGCGAAAATTATTACTTCGATCTAAATCCATCCAAATATGGAGGTTTAAGCCGTTCGACACCACACAATGCCGAGAATGATAAAAAACTACAGAACGAAGATAAAATTCGAAAAGCCTACGAAAACACCTTTATATCAGATGAAGCCATCAAAGAATTTGCTGCAAAACAAAACATGGATGAGCAGCTAAGCCTGGAATATCTAAAGAAATCAAGAGGGAATTATGCTGAGATTATCAGCTTTATTAAACAAGTTCCAGCTGAAAAAAGAGACTTGATTTTCCCTTTACTTGCTGCCGTATCCGATAAGGATTTACACGATACGCCGGCATCTGTTTTCCTGGATCACATCAATAATTCGTCTCAAAAAATTACCGATAAGAATCTATTCAACCAATACGTTCTGAATCCAAGAATCAAAAATGAAATTCTATCTCCATATAAAACTTCTATTTTAAAGGATCTAAGCTCCTCTTTTAGTCAGGATTCTTCACGAAATCCGCAACAAATTGAAAAGTGGATAATCGAAAATATTCAGATTTCGGATCATGATAATTATTACAAAACTCCTTTAACACCAATAGGAAGTCTTAAGCTTAAAATTACTGACCCAAGCTCCAGAGATATTCTTTTTGTCGCAATTTGTCGCACTTATGGGATTCCTGCACGCATAGAACCTGCAACACTCAAAGCTCAGTATTATTCAGAAAACAACTGGATAAATGTCAATTTTAACAGCAAACAGGAATCTCCCAATACCTTTGGCTATATCAAACTTAATAACACATCAAAGGGATTCGAAATTGATCCTGAATATTATAAAAACTTCACAATTGCCCGAATTGAAAATGGTGACTATCAAAGTTTAGAATTCGATTTCATGAAAAAACTTTCAAGTTTCGATTCTAAAATTCGTTTGCAAACGGGACATTATATGCTTACAACTGCAAATCGAAAACTGAATGGTGGTGTCTTATCAAAACTCTCGTTTTTCGAAGTTAAAGCAAACACAACAACACCCGTTGATGTTGAAGTCATGAAAATATCTTTTAAGAACCAGGTTTATTGCAATTTAGATCTCAACAAAAACGAGACGCTGAAAAATTCATTTAAAGAAAAGTTTTTGATTTTAGGCTGGCTGGCACCGGATAAGGAACCCACAAAACATGCTTTAGTCGATTTTAACAAACTGAAAGCTGAATTCGAAAACACAGACGTTTCTATTGTCTTTATAATTCCTCAAGCCAAAAAAACTGAATCTTTTGATAAACAAAATCAAAAGCTTCCCAAGCAATGTTTGTTTATTGAAAATGAAGATTTGATCACTCAATTGGAAACCAAGACAGGCCAATCCTTACAAAACGAATATCCTGTTTTCACGATTATCAAACAAAATGGTGATGTGGTTTATCTAAACAAAGGCTATAAAATTGATATTGGACCCGAAATCCTAAATGTCATCAGAGAACTTGATCAAACGCCAGAACATTGTCTTTTCACAAAATAAAGCACGACATCATAATGAAAAATTATATCATCTTATCAAGCCTGTTTTTACTTATATCACTATCGTGTCAGAACAAAAAAACAAAAGAAACATCACAACTCATTGATGTTTCCAATAGCATTGTTATCCCTAAACACTACATCGTTTCTAAAACAAACGAACCAATCGTCATTGATGGCGAAGCGAATGAATTAAGCTGGGAATCAGCTCAATTCACAAGCTCTTTTATCGATATTGAAGGGATAAAAACACCTAAATATGATACCAAAGTAAAAATGCTTTGGGATACAAGCTACCTTTATGTCTATGCGCAAATAGAAGAACCTCATATCTGGGGAAACCTAAAACAAAGAGACACGGTTATATTCTACAATAATGATTTTGAAATCTTTATAGACCCATCCGGAACGGCAACCAATTATATTGAAATCGAGATTAATGCTCTGGGAACCGTTTGGGATTTAGCGCTAGATAAACCTTATCGGGTTGGAGGGAAGGCCAACGACAACTGGAATATTGAGGGTTTAAAATCAGCTATTCATATTCAAGGAACTTTAAACAAAGCCAATGATACGGATACACAATGGTCTGTTGAATTTGCCATCCCTCTGCAAAAAATTGCCGATCAGAAACATCTGAATAAAAACATCCCCATTGATGGTGAGCAGTGGCGAATCAACTTCTCGCGTGTGGAATGGGAACATGATTTAATCGATGGAAAATATCAACGAAAAAAAGTAAACGAAAAGTATTTAAGCGAATACAATTGGGTTTGGAGTCCTCAAAGAGTTATCAATATGCAC from Ancylomarina subtilis harbors:
- a CDS encoding MFS transporter — encoded protein: MSSTKTKQKHPATWIPTAYFAMGLPFVAIAQASVLMFKSFEVSDSLIAFWTSLIMLPWTLKPLWSPILEMFKTKKHFVVATQLVTGITFALVAISLPLEHFFSYSIALLAIVAFSGATHDIATDGVYLSVLSGKLQAKYIGWQGASYNIAKILTAGALVYLAGILEKHFGVLHAWMAVMLTYALIMISLALYHIRMLPSGGTASSEVQSLNEGFKTLWDVIRTFFQKKHIGWFIAFIIVYRFAEGFAVKIAPLFFKAAISEGGLGLSTSDIGLIYGVFGSGAFVLGSILAGYFIAARGLKKSLFTLVCVFNIQFVVYALLAIYRPTNLYLIGSAVVVEYFVYGFGFVGLMLFMMQQVAPGKYKMAHYAFATGIMNLGFMFPGMLSGFMSDWLGYKLFFICVLVAIIPALFAAKFVPFIHNDNPDIE
- a CDS encoding glycoside hydrolase family 130 protein, encoding MKSKLIIPWENRPDGSNDIMWRYSKNPVVGRYDIPSSNSIFNSAVVPFEDGFAGVFRCDNKSVQMNIFAGFSKDGIHWEINHDPIEMVAGNTSMIDSDYKYDPRVCWIEDRYWVTWCNGYHGPTIGIAYTYDFKTFHQCENAFLPFNRNGVLFPEKIDGKYAMLSRPSDNGHTPFGDIYISYSPDMKYWGEHRCVMKVADFTKSAWQCTKIGAGSVPIKTAEGWLLFYHGVINTCNGFRYSMGAALLDLENPDKVLYRSQDYLLAPAAPYELAGDVPNVVFPCAALTDDDKVTVYYGAADTVVGISFGYISEIIEHLKQKSL
- a CDS encoding transglutaminase-like domain-containing protein, with product MIKKLIFILLICISFSCSQEEEHFLKDTNYRNEIISKFESRKLIFQNRNSELLDVFDKQLTLKEKEALMFLYAYMPLNDLADYSGKYFLQQVQYAFKTQNEFPWGKKVSEDNFRHFVLPYRVNNENLDSARLVFFNELKVRLKGLSMHEAALEINHWCHEKVTYIGSDIRTSAPLATVKNAKGRCGEESTFTVAAYRAAGIPARQCYTPRWAHCDDNHAWVEICVDGVWHYVGACEPEAELNLGWFSQSAKKAMLVHTKVFGQYKGNERVSYQTENFSELNLLEKYTKTEEVTIHVQDENGKPISNADVHYSVLNYSEFYPLITKKTNTDGISQFTTGIGSLFIWASKDGLFAFKDIDLTQTKTLKLTLSKQNSRSSENYYFDLNPSKYGGLSRSTPHNAENDKKLQNEDKIRKAYENTFISDEAIKEFAAKQNMDEQLSLEYLKKSRGNYAEIISFIKQVPAEKRDLIFPLLAAVSDKDLHDTPASVFLDHINNSSQKITDKNLFNQYVLNPRIKNEILSPYKTSILKDLSSSFSQDSSRNPQQIEKWIIENIQISDHDNYYKTPLTPIGSLKLKITDPSSRDILFVAICRTYGIPARIEPATLKAQYYSENNWINVNFNSKQESPNTFGYIKLNNTSKGFEIDPEYYKNFTIARIENGDYQSLEFDFMKKLSSFDSKIRLQTGHYMLTTANRKLNGGVLSKLSFFEVKANTTTPVDVEVMKISFKNQVYCNLDLNKNETLKNSFKEKFLILGWLAPDKEPTKHALVDFNKLKAEFENTDVSIVFIIPQAKKTESFDKQNQKLPKQCLFIENEDLITQLETKTGQSLQNEYPVFTIIKQNGDVVYLNKGYKIDIGPEILNVIRELDQTPEHCLFTK
- a CDS encoding carbohydrate-binding family 9-like protein, which gives rise to MKNYIILSSLFLLISLSCQNKKTKETSQLIDVSNSIVIPKHYIVSKTNEPIVIDGEANELSWESAQFTSSFIDIEGIKTPKYDTKVKMLWDTSYLYVYAQIEEPHIWGNLKQRDTVIFYNNDFEIFIDPSGTATNYIEIEINALGTVWDLALDKPYRVGGKANDNWNIEGLKSAIHIQGTLNKANDTDTQWSVEFAIPLQKIADQKHLNKNIPIDGEQWRINFSRVEWEHDLIDGKYQRKKVNEKYLSEYNWVWSPQRVINMHEPEKWAYLQFTKQAKTDSVVFNTDKDLLVKQIAYALFRAIRFGQLNDLLKQPAGYTQILNAKFDENKVIKTTYKKTNTGFTVEINNTDTNNTFIINEEGVLNSKK